CCTCCTACAACAAATCAAAATAATGCGTTTTTAGTAGAATTAAATTATAATGAGGAAGAAGGAAAAATAAGTAAAACCGAATTTGCTAAATCAATGGAAAAAATTGATTATGACCATATTCCCTATCAAGCGATGTTTCCGAATGCAAAAGTTCGTTTGATGCGTGCCGAATTAGAGAAAAAAGGAGAACGAATAGGTTATATTTTAGGTGCTGGTGATTATGTACCAAAGGCATTAGAACAAATTGGTTATCAAGTAGATATTATTGAAGCCAAAAATTTGGGAACAACCGATTTATCCGTCTATGATGCTGTCTTGACAGGAATTCGTGCTTTTAATATTCAAGAAGAATTAGCTATTTATCTTCCAAAACTACACAAATATGTAGAAGACGGAGGAAACTTGATTGTTCAATACAATACATCTCACAGATTGGTAAGCAACGAAATTGGAGTTTATCCGTTTCATATTTCTAGAGAGCGAGTAACTCAAGAAGATGCTCCAGTAGTTTTCGAACTTCCTAACCATCCCGTTTTGAATACTCCAAACAAGATTACTCCTTTAGACTTTGAAGGCTGGACACAAGAACGAGGACTTTATTTTGCTGATACGTGGGACGAACATTTTGAAGCTCCAATTAGTAGTTTTGATACAGGAGAAGAAGCTCAAAAAGGAAGTATTTTGATTGCTAAATACGGAAAAGGAAATTTTGCTTATACAGGAATTTCTTGGTTTAGACAACTTCCAGAAGGTGTAACAGGTGCTTATCGTTTACTTGTTAATCTAATTTCTTTAGAAGAAAATAAGTAATTATTGATAGTTTCTGTTGCTTCCTGCTAAGAAAAATAGTATTTTTATCAAGCATTTATCAAAAAAAATTATTTTATTGGTGGTGTCGCTATGCTAAAACAGCAACAATGGCAGTCATCACCCATAATTTTTAATTCGTAATTCGTAATTCTTCCTATGCGTTTATTTCTCAAAATATTTATTGCTGTTATTATTGTTCATCTTGTATGGAATTTTCGTTCTTGTTCGTATAGCGCACTCAAGCCTATTTTTTCAGAACGTGCCAAAATGAATGCAGTTATGAAAGTAGAACGGAATTATGGAGCAGAAATAGAACGTATTTGTGAAGAATTGGAAGCTCCTTCTGAATATTTTAAGGCATTGGTTTTACTAGAATGCTCAGCCCAAAATCCTCCTCAAAGTCGTTATGAACCCAATGTTTTTGAAAAATTGAAAGCTGTAAAGGAAGGAAGAAGAAAAAAGTACGGAAATTTGACTCAACAAGATTTAGAACGTTATTCTACTCAAGAACTAACTATGTTGGCTACTTCTTGGGGAGCTTTGCAAATTATGGGATACCATGTGGTAAAAGAAGGTTTGACTATTGATGATTTGAATGGAGAAAAAGGACTTCAAATTGCTATTCAATGGTGTATCGCCAATTATGGAAAATATCTTGAAAAAGGAGATTACAAAAATGCCTTTCATATTCATAACACAGGAAAAGAACATCCTATTTTTTGGCAAGCTACCACGTATGACCCACTTTATGTAGATAAAGGACTAATTTATATCGCTTCATTGGAATAAAGATATAAAAAACTAGCTCAAGCGTCGACACTTGAGCTAGTTTTTTATAATCTTATTTCTTCTCATACAAAACGAAACTATAATCATAATCGTTTTTTTCTCCTGCTGTAAAATCATCTTTTCTGATGATATTCCATTCTGATTCATCAAACTCTGGAAAAAAAGTATCTCCTTCTATAACTGCATCAATTTCAGTTATGTACATGTGGGTAACAAGATTTTTATCTAATGCTTGTTTATAGATTTCCCCTCCTCCGATAATAAAAAGCTCTGTTTCATTTTTCTCTTTAGCTTTCTTGATTCCTTCTTCCAATGTATTTATAGTTTGGTCTTCTTCGTATTTTGGCTCATAGTCAGACTTTCTTGTCAAGATAAGAGAGGGACGATCTACAAGCTGAATAGTAAAACTTTCATACGTTTTTCTTCCTACCAAGACATGATGAAAAATCGTACTTTGTTTAAAAAACCGCATATCAGAAGGCATTTTCCAAGGAAGTGAACTATTTGAACCGATGACACCATTTTTTGAGCGTGCTGTGATAATACTAATTTTCATGTGACTATTTTTACTTCTATTTTATAGATTTATTTTATCCAAAATTACTATAAAATTGAGAATTTGTTTGTCTTTTAAATCATTTCCACAAAAAAACCTTATTTGAAATCAATCAAATAAGGTTTTTTAGAGTTTTATAAAAATGAATTCAATTATTAGAATCCAGAATTTTCATTGCGAAGAACGCTGCTAGAGCCTTCTACTACTGTTCCTGTAAGTTTGATAGTAGTTGTTCCTTGTGCACGGCTGTTTGTATAGATTACGATATCGTCTTCAAAAGCTCCCGTTTGTGTTGGAGTAATCACGATTTCTAATTCTTGTGTTTCACCTGCATTTGCAGTAGCTCTTCCTGCTAATTTTACACAGTTACATTTGCTAGTTAGGTTATGAACTTGAAGTTGTTTTTTTCCATCATTTTTGAAAGAAATTTTATAAGTAACAGCTTCTCCTTTTTTGATTTTACCCAAAGCTACTGTAGTACGTTCTACTGTCATTTTTGGATCATTTGCTGGGTCACTTACTACATTTCCACGAATAGTCAAAACTTTTGTAGCTTCAGTTGCATTCGAAGTAATTGTAATTGTTTTATTGAAAGCACCTGGGCGACCTGCACTATTGTAGCTTACATCAATTTTACCAGTCTGACCTGGCATAACTGGCTCACGAGTCCAGTTAGGAGTAGTACAACCACAAGAAGCACGTACATTGCTCAAAATAATTGGTTGATTTCCTGTATTTTTGAAAGTAAATGTTTTTTCAGCTTTGTCTCCTTCTTCTACTGTTGAGAAATCAAAAGATTCTACATCAAATTGAAAAACGCCTTGCGCCATTGCGCCTGCTGATAAAAATAAGAATAAACAAAAGCTAAAAGCTAAAGATGCAAAAGAGTATTTTGTGATTTTCATTGCTAATACGGTTTTTTTAATGATGAAAATTATGTTAATATAATTCTGATGAAAATTCTGATAATGGCAAATTTACAAAATTAGTAAATCAAAACAGATATTTTCTTCAAATTTAAGTGTTAATGAGATGTTAAACTACAATTTAATTATTGTAGCACTTTATAAAGAATGAAAATTTCGTGCCTATTTTTAAATTTAGCTTTAGAATCTATATTGATATGTAATTGTATTTACCCACTCTCTTGAAAGTCCATCAGGATTTGTATAACGTTTTTGCAATTGTTTTCCTAAAAGAAGTTTCAGACTTGAGCGAACTGAAAAATTATATGTTCCTCCAATAAGTCCACTCACAGCAACTCCTTTGCTATCCTCTACTTCTACTCTCTCTCCTGTTGCTGGTGATGTAATTATGTCAGGTGTAAAACGATAAATTGGCAGAATACCAACATTCATACTCCACTTTGAGAAACGAAGATTATATTCTGCTCTAAGCATAGCATCTGTTCCTCTATCTAAAAACTGTGCAACAGGATAATGATTGGCTTTTTCAGACAGTGGATGTTCTTGCCAAATGCCCCATTTAAAGCCATTATCTATTTGATTAAAAGGATGTTGAATACCTGCTGCAAATAAAAAATTTTTATTTATAAATGCAATTCCTGCAATTACATCATAAGTACCTAAGCTAGTCTGATAATACATAGGTAAAGATAAACCTGTATCATTTTTGAAATTTGCATCGTTTGTAGGTATTTTTGCACCCAAAGTAGCGTTTAATTGCCATTCTTTTTTCTGAATAAGTGTTCTTGTCAAACTCAAAGAAATATCTCCAACTCCTTGTGTGTTTGCCAAAGGACCTTGTACAAAAGTATAAGGAAGTTTAATTTGTGCTTGCCATCTGTCAGAAATTCCTACATTTGCCTCTGCAACATAAGAAAGAATTTTGTCATCAAATTTAGTAAGTCCGATATATTGTGTCAAACTAACAGAACGAAGACGAATATTGATTTTTTTGCTAAAAGGCTGGTCAGGGCGCATAGCTCCCATCGTACAAAAACCTGCATCACTACAACCTTGAGCAAAAACAGAAGTTGTTTGTAGAGAAAGCAGAAAACTTAAAACAAGAAGGCTAAATAATAAATTAGACGTACATATTTTTTTCATAATTCTTTTTAGATAACTAAGAGGTACTTTTCAAAAATTCAGATACAACTAAAATGAAACAAGAGATTCAAAAAAGGCGATTTACAACATTTTTTTTACTAATAATTGGTAGTATTTTTTTAATACATATTCCTACAAATAGCTTTGCTAATA
This is a stretch of genomic DNA from Bernardetia sp. MNP-M8. It encodes these proteins:
- a CDS encoding dihydrofolate reductase, which encodes MKISIITARSKNGVIGSNSSLPWKMPSDMRFFKQSTIFHHVLVGRKTYESFTIQLVDRPSLILTRKSDYEPKYEEDQTINTLEEGIKKAKEKNETELFIIGGGEIYKQALDKNLVTHMYITEIDAVIEGDTFFPEFDESEWNIIRKDDFTAGEKNDYDYSFVLYEKK
- a CDS encoding DUF1573 domain-containing protein, producing MKITKYSFASLAFSFCLFLFLSAGAMAQGVFQFDVESFDFSTVEEGDKAEKTFTFKNTGNQPIILSNVRASCGCTTPNWTREPVMPGQTGKIDVSYNSAGRPGAFNKTITITSNATEATKVLTIRGNVVSDPANDPKMTVERTTVALGKIKKGEAVTYKISFKNDGKKQLQVHNLTSKCNCVKLAGRATANAGETQELEIVITPTQTGAFEDDIVIYTNSRAQGTTTIKLTGTVVEGSSSVLRNENSGF